The Parambassis ranga chromosome 13, fParRan2.1, whole genome shotgun sequence genome contains the following window.
TTCGGCGCACCGGACCTTCTGAGAACCGAGCCGCCGTCACCGTGGCTGCACTGTTTGTGCTCTGGCTCCGAGGAGCCACCGGCGTGTACCCGGTAACAGGCTAGTCTGTAGCCACCGTCAACAGGCTCATTCACCTCCACGTTCACGTGCTAAGAGACCGGCACCGCACCCACACCGGGAGGACCGGCCCACAGGCTGCGCTAACCCGCAGCTACAGTCCCGGAGCCCTCGGCTGGGCGGCGGACGGACCGAGCCGAGGTGCTCGGGCAGAGCTGCGCGTTAGCCGCTGTTAGCTTCATCCAAACAGAATCTCCGCCATCACAGTCTCAGGAACGTGAACGCATACACGACCAGACGGACAAACTACTAATCGACTCATGGAGCGAGTATCGGCCCCGAACTACACAGATTAACGGTTTAATCCCAGCTTTGCTCGGACATGTCAGATCTTACCTGCACTGTGTCCaggaaaatggaggaaaaaggAAGGCCGCAAGGCACGCTGGGAAATTATTGTAAACAGAGGTGCCCGCGGAGCTGCCTGATCAAAATGGCGGCCACgggaaaaatataaatataaaaaaatataaaacaaacatgaaaaaataaacaatacgCGGTGTGAGGATCAGACAGGGGTCAGTAAGAGAAactaaacactaaaaaatgTTTACGTTTCCTTTCCGGGGTCATCTCTGTATATTAAATGTTTACTGTAACATGCTGTGATTTTAAATGTCACGTGTTTGTATTAACATTAGTGTTGTAGGGACTTTCATTCATAACGTTTGTTGAGAATCAACGACACATGAGCCGCTTCATGTCCATGCTTCATGTCCAGTGTTCTGTCCACACGATGCTGCGATGGTCCAAACTCCGACtcaaattaaaatatttatttaatgacTTAAACTCTTCATACAGACATGTTCAAATCTTTTTACAGTTTTCAGCAAAAGTGAAACAGGTGAAAAGGTCAAACTAAAAAAGTGTGGGTTCGTCCTTTCAGCGGAATGTCCTTTAAACGTCACATGACCCGCTGCCACCAGGAGAACCACAccaagcagaaaaacaggaatCTTTACAGGAGTCACGTGGTCCTCAGTCCAGGTCTGGAGCCTCCGAGCTGAGCGCCTGACCACCCAGctcacctgtcaatcacagcgccccctgcagggcCTGACAGGTTCTCCTGCCCGACTCTTCGGTCTCTGATTGGAGGAGCTGATGGAGTTTGAATTTAGGGCAGAGCAGCGTTTGAGGCCGACGctggggctctgctgctgcaggtgaggcAGGAACTCTGCCCGCTAGTGGCCGGCAGCCATGCTGACATCAGCGGGTGTAGTGTGAGCCTCATtcaacatgcaaaaacaaagatCAGCCGACAGGAGAAGCCGGGCTGCTCCCTCTCCGGGCGGACAGCCTCACCGTGTGTTCACCGTGGGACACAGCACTCCAGCTGGGCTGGACCGCTTTAAACACAGCTGTCGTCATGGCAACATGTCAGTCACATACAGAGTTcatctatatgtatatatacagagTATATCTATACACAAACAGCTGAGAGTCATCAGAAGGCGTCAGGTCGCGTTTTCAACATGAAAAATATCCCAGCATGCAACAGAGGCCACCTGACCCCCCTCCTTTATTCACAGCAGGGGCTTTacctgccccccctccccctcccccctgaGCCTGTGTGGAGGATCAGGTGATCGACCGGCCTGACGCGGCGGGTCACATGTAGTGAAACTGACGGGTCGCCTGTGGATCTGATGGAGACCTAGGAACCCATGACAGGTTCAGCATTAGCATCCTGCACACCTGTTAGCATGAGTCCACATCAGAGATCAACATGGCcgtcagacacagcagcagaggtttggCTGGCTCCATGCTTCACCTCATGCTGTCTGTTAGCAGCCTGCTGTTTGAGCTCCGACAGGAAGTATCAGCTTTACCTACAAACAGCAGCGCTGCAGCCGAACGAAGTACAAGTTCAAACTGATCTAGTGTTTGGAGCCAGCTGTGCTGGATCAGTACCCCACACCACCCCCTCTGTAACCTCAGCCTAAGCCAGCACTGACCCAGGTTAGTGTTGCTTCATGGAACAGTTAGCAGGAACCACCACCTATAACCAGGCGGAGCTGGTTGgagctgtctgagctgctgtaGGAGTCAGTGGGCTCCTCACCACTCACATTAAATAACCCATGTTCAGCCACCTGCAGACTGGCTGCACCTGCAGGGACGTCAGGTCATCAGTGTGTTATCGACTCAGGTCGTTTGTCTGAAACATTAGAGTGACTCCACCGGAGGGTGGAGCCGCTGATCTGTCTCCATCAGCTCCTCCAGACTAACATCAGCTCCACACAAGCTGCCAGGACTCATGGAAGCTGCCAGCGACATGAGAAAAGTCAGCGGCGGTCAGTCAGCGCAGCTTTTAGGTTCAATGTTTCATAAATAATGTTAAACTTGTCCACTTTAAAATATGTTCTTCAAGgaataaaacttaaaaacagaATAAGTTACGTTTAAACTTTAGCTTGAATTTAAACAGCTTTTCACCGGCTTCATCACGCTGACTTTTCTCGGCAGCTTCCAGGTGTCGGCTGTGTTTACGGGTCCTGGTGATGTCATGCAGGTCGTGACAGAAGgcgagctgtgattggctgtgacCAACATGTAGCATTTATAATGAAACCGACTGCAGCGTCACAGGCGGTCTGGCGCCGGCAGCGCTGTCTACATGGTGACGGAGGGTCCGGGTGCAGCGGATGATGTGCTGGTGGAGGTGTGGCGGGGCGGGGCCAGGTCTAGCAGTGCGCTGACAGTTCCGGCCACCTGGGGGAGCCCTTGCTCCTCCAGGATGTGAAGAGGGAGACACAActgactctgcacagacacCATGAAGAAGACACATGGGGCGGGGCGGGGGGAGAACAGatggtaaataaaaacaaaaagctgtaaccatggcaacagaaagGATTAAAAACAAGGAGCAGCAACAGAAAAAAGTGAAGATggaggaaagggagggagagagagaggagtcatgtgactgctgttcACTTtattcatcctcatcatcctcattctTCATCTTATAAAACCTACAGAAGGAACCAGGTCAGAGTCTGTGGGTCCACTGCACGAACCAGAACCTCATGTACagcagggaggggctctgaacACTGGGGGCACTAGTGATGctacaaacagtaaaaacactCCCAAACATAAGGCACAGGGACGGCAGGTCAGCTGGGGGTCATGTGACCCTCCGCCTTCACAGgcgtgtgtttacatgtgtttggtcaggtctcaggtctcaggtctcGCCTGACGCTCTGCCACAGAGCCCACACCTCGCAgagttcacttcctgttctgaGAGCCGAGGAGCCTGCTGGAGGGACCGCTGACCTGATGAAGCTACAGCTCCACCCTCAGTTCAGACTAACAGACCTACATCAACACTGGCCTACTTTAAATGGGTTTTACTACAGGACTGGGACGCCATCTGaagagccaatcagagcagctgGGTGTGGATCAGACGTGTGGTGCCAGGTGTACGTAGAGGGCGCACAGCACCGACATGATGGACAGGTAAAAGAGGGCAAAGCCGGCCAGCTGGACCTGAGGAGAGCGGCTGACCAGGGGCGGGGCCAAcgagagcagcacagagaccGTTCTATAAACCCCGCCTCCCTTTGGGTCCAGCACCTCGCCCACTGAACAGAGacggtcctgtgtgtgtgtgataatggaCACGGTGAGGGAGGCCCATGGACAGGGTGAGGGAGGAGCATGGACGGGGTGAGGGAGGCCCATGGACAGGGTGAGGGAGGAGCATGGACGGGGTGAGGGAGGAGCATGGACAGGGTGAGGGAGGAGCATGGACGGGGTGAGGGAGGCCCATGGACGAGGGAGGCCCATGGACGGGGTGAGGGAGGCCCATGGACAGGGTGAGGGAGGAGCATGGACGGGGTGAGGGAGGCCCATGGACGAGGGAGGCCCATGGACGGGGTGAGGGAGGCCCATGGACGGGGTGAGGGAGGAGCATGGACGGGGTGAGGGAGGACCATGGACGGGGTGAGGGAGGAGCATGGACGGGGTGAGGGAGGAGCATGGACGGGGTGAGGGAGGAGCATGGACAGGGTGAGGGAGGAGCATGGACGGGGTGAGGGAGGAGCATGGACAGGGTGAGGGAGGAGCATGGACACAGTGAGGGAGGACCATGGACGGGGTGAGGGAGGAGCATGGACGGGGTGAGGGAGGACCAGGGGTGAGGGAGGCCCATGGACGGGGTGAGGGAGGACCATGGACACGGTGAGGGAGGACCATGGACACGGTGAGGGAGGACCATGGACACAGAGCGAGACAGGCGCAATATAAAGAGGATTAATGACAGGCGGaatgacagagagacaaaaagagacTGTTAGTACAAGAAGAGGCCGACCTCCACCCACTCACACTGACCTCCACCCACACTGACCACCACCCACCCATTCTGACCTCCACCCACTCACACTGACCTCCATTCTGACCTCCACCCACACCGCCCTCCATTCTGACCACCCACCTACACTGAACTCCTCCCACACTGACTTCCACCTATTCTGacctcctccacccacactGACCTCCATTCTGACCTTCACCCACCCACACTGACCTCCACCCACCCAGACCTCCGCCACCGACATTGACCTCCACCGtctgaccccccccccattcTGACCTCCACCCACACTGACCTCCATTCTGACCTCCACCCACActgtaccccccccccacacggGCCTCCTTCAGCTATGACCTCACCCAGCGTGTCACTCAGCCCAGAGTCAGGTCATCACCTGACCATCTTACCTGTGGCACTCCAATCCTGCGGCACGCCTCCAGGAAGTTCTCCACGTTGCGCCGACATTTGGCCATGGTGAGTTTAGGCTGCAGAGCGGGCAGAAGGTTACTGAGGTGAACACAGACCTCAACAGGCTGTCTGGTCAGTCACTCACCACGGCAGGGGAGGGGACGTGGATGCTGGGGACGGACCGTGGCCTCACGTGATTGGCCAGATGACAGAGCACCACCCCGTCCGTCAGAGCTGCGGCCAGGTCACTGGGCAACGACACCTTGAGACGAGCCTCTATGTTCTAGACAGAGACACGGAGTCAGCCAGTGCAGCCAATCGGAGCATCACAGGCGTGTCCAGGTGGAGGCACTAACCTTCCTCAGCTGCTCCACCAGCTCAGCATCTTGTCCAACCAGAGGAGGCGCAGATGGTGCCTCCTCCTGGCTCTGAGGAGCAGCGACAGTGTcagctggaggacagagagggacgAGCCGTCAGACAGGTTCGTCACAAAGATGGAGGCTTTTTCATTACAGAGCGGCAGCTCacctttcctcttctcctccttctggcCAAGGCGATACAGGAAGCTCTCTGGTCTCACACTGGCTGCACGACAGGAGGCCACGCCCACTGGACCAGGGTAAGAAGGTGACTGATTGGCTGTAAGAGAGCGGGTAGAGTCAGGGTGTGTCTGACACAGTGTTACCATGATCATGGCTGACAGGCTTACCTGTGGGAGACAGAGCGGCTCGGTCCTCGCcctgctgacacacaacacacgaCACGTTACACACAGCTGACGCCGTCATCACAGAGTTCTCTGTGCTCAAACCTGCACCGGGTGCATGTATGGATTTATGATGGAGGTAGTGTCATCATGCCAATCTAACCATAAGTAACAGATGGGTCTGAACATGTCTCCTTTGTTATGAGAATGTGTCTGGAAACCCTTGTGTCTGATGACAAGCTGTAAACTGTAAGACCTGAGGCAGTGAACCCTCCAGGTCCAGACTGCTCCAACCTGACCAATGACCAGCTACACAGAGCTTGTCAATGCTCAGGGTCTGCTGCAGGGGTGTTGAGCTGGTGAGCTGTTGTCTTAGTGTTTGTGGGGCTCAGAAACACAGATTTCAAAGGGTTCAGATGCACCCCAAAGATTCACTGGCTGTTTCCACTGGTGGATGATAAATAACGATAAATAACGATAAATAATGATAAATAACGATAAATAATGATAAATAACGATAAATAACGATAAATAACGTGATCTGGGAATGGAGGTTCCAATTGTCCCACAAACTGACACAAACAGACCCGTCTGAAAGGGAGGCAGCAGGAGGACGtctgacagagcagctgcaTGCAGTACCTGCAGCACCCAGGAGGAGGCGCTATGAGAGGTGTGAGAGCAGCAGCCGTctacagacagaggacacagagacaaacacccAAACAGCAGAAGGATGGGCAAAGAGAACAGACAGACATAACTGTCAGACTAGTGGTCTGAGGGTGGAACTGCAGCCGTTACAGGGAGACTGGTGAcacctgtttttaaatgttcatcAACATGTTACAACTGACATCagactgacactgtgtgtgtaaaagtaaaTATGAAGGATGGACAGatggaagaggaaggaaaagaaagagttAAAAAGGATTGACTTTACATGTGATTTAACTTAAAGTCCAAACACACCGCTGTGACCTGCTCAGTCAAGCAGAGGGaagaacacacagaaacctgaCACCATGACACAACCCagctgcagtaaacatgctgctggctcacacatgaaaacacatcacgCCTGCAGTGAGGCGACAGGAGAGGCTGAAGACAGGAGGACTCAGGGGCGGGGCTTAAATGAAAGGGGGTGATGGGTGTTCATGCTGCAGTGGTTACCCAGGAAATGGTGATGTCACATGCAGGTGTACAGAGGTAGAGGGGCATCCATCAGTCAGATTTGTGTCAAATGAGTGACGCGGACACACCGGCTAGCTTCCAGAGGATGAAACATCCTTTACATGAcagctgctaatgctaaagctaatgCCAGATGAGAAGGAGCATGACATGAATCTGTTTCAGACTGTAACTGTGTCCTGATGAAACATAAATCTGACCAATTTCTGCTTTTGTTTAGGAAATACACTTTTGGGGGTGTGGCCAGTTCTTACCATAAAGAGGGCGGAGTCATCTGTGTGGGTGGAGCGTCTGGAGGGGTAGACattctgaacacacaaacatcccacacacacattaacaaagacacacagacgtGACGTAAACAGGTGGAGATGGGAGGGCGGTCTAAAaggagggggcggggctaaaACACAAACGGTTCTGTTGATTCTCTGATCTAAAGAGAACAGAAGCTGTCAGAGCCTCACCTCAGAGTCTGGACTGGACTTTGGACTCAGAGCCGCTTTGTGCTGAAAAACAGACCAAGAGTCAACGTGATGGAACACCGAGACACCGTCGGGGACTGGGGGACTGGTCATACCTTGGAGTAGGTGGTGGCGACGTCTCTGTGCAGAGGGCGGGTCTTGTGTCTCTCCTCATCGTACCTCTGAGCAGCGAGCTGAgcctccctcctcatcctctccacgCCTCCCCCTCTCTGAGACACACAGGTGGACAgggacagacagtcagtcctgaGGCGGCGGTCTCTCAGCTTTCTATCAGATGGACACGTTACCTGACTTTGGGAGACAGAGGGGGCCGTGATGCCGTCGACCACACTcctgccagacaggaagtgaagacaggaagtcagaggacagacatgGTCTCAGTTCACACAGACTGAACTGTTTTCTGtacctgttgtgttttcttgcGTCTTCTGTCCGGGACAAACTGCTTTTTACAGGAGAGCCctaaagacagagacaggaaatcAGCGACGTTTCAAAATACATGCTGTGAAGCAGGAAGTGGAGCAGGCAGTGAAGTCACTGAACGGCGTCGTGTCATTGGTCAGCAGGTGTCTCATCTGTACGCAGAGCTCCTACCTCTCTGGTGATGCGCCTCTCGATGTAGGCCATAAACTGAGAGCTGAGactgctgctgtctcctctccctcgactcctcccctcctcctcctcctcctcccccacacAGCTGTCAATGAAGTCGATCTGCTCCAACTCCACATCTGTacacagaacacagagctgaagctgCAGCGCCTCAGTATGTTTAGAGGCACAGCTACATCTACATGCCTGCAACTCCTGGACCACATTTAAGCCGATGTAAGACTCACATGTTCCGTTAGCGAgtgccgctcctcctcctcctcctcgctgtctCGGCTCTCTGCTGATCTCGGCCACTCTCTGTGGCAGCTCTGACAGCTCATCTGAAGGCTGCACACAAAGGAAGTACAGCTGTGTCCAATTTAAcaggagtgtgagtgtgtgtgtgtgtgtgtgtgtgtgtgtgtctgacctcgTTCCCCAACCATCTCTTGTCTCCACTGTCAACACTGTTGAAGCCAGAGTCCAGCGCTCCGTACGGTCGGCTCGGATACAGCTCGTCCACACtgacagagcagagacacagtcAGCTTTGATCTGAAGGGCCTGCAGAACGTGAGGCTGCTGATGAGGTAATacaccagctgtgtgtgtgtgtgtgtgtgtgtgtgtgtgtgtgcattgtgagTGGCAGGTTCAGaccaggaggtcagaggtcgccTGTCGTAGTCAGGAAGGTCAGGCGTCGTCTTGCTGGCCTCCATGTTCAGATACTTGAATATATGTACCTTTCCTTTGATGCAGAtctgcacagaacacacacacagtcacatctgACACATTCAGCAGGACACCAGTGacgtcacttcctgtgtgtacctgtgcagGCGGGGTCTGCAGAGGGTTGTTGTCAAGGACGATGGCCTGTAGCTGCGCCAGCCGACGGTAACAGACGGGGATGCACGTCACTTTGTTACAGGAGAAATCCAGACGCACCAGAGGAAGGTCTGCCAACTCTGAGCAAGGCAAACAAGCGGTTAAACACACAGCACCAGCGGGTGCAGCTGTGTGAGTCATAGCGTGTGTGTACCTGGAGGCAGAGTGACCAGGTGGTTCCTCCTGATGTTCAGATCTCTGAGAGCCTCCAGCTGACCCACCTGAGATGGTAACGCCTGGATCTCATTACAGCTCACATCCTGCAGCGATCAATACCAGGTTCAATACCACAGCTGATAAGTCCATCAATAACAGTGTCAACACACTGACCAGCTCAGTGAGGTGTCTCAGCTGTCCAAGTTCTTCTGGCAGAGAAACCAGTTTGTTGTTGCAGGCGATCAGGACCTTCAGAGGGAGGCTGCAGACGACCACAGGGAGGACCGACAACTGGTTCCGGCTGTGGGGTTCAGCATGGTCAGACTGGCTTcagactgcgtgtgtgtgtgagagtgtgtgtgtgtgttaccttagGTTCAGATAGGTGAGGGCCTGTAGGTTCAGCAGACCTTCAGGCAGGGACCTCAGGCAGTTCTGGTACAGGTTCAGACTctccagagacacaaacagacacacctcCAGAGGAAGGTCCGACAGACGGTTACGAGACAgatctgaacacacagagtttACGTTGTGAGCTCCAGGATTTCTGCTTCACCCTGCTAAATTATGTCGAACTCAGGCAAATGATTTTGTCTTTCTAACCCCCAGTCCTCTGCACACGGGCGGAGCTGTCACAtgactgagctgctgagacaacATGGACCACTGAAGAGTGAGAACAGCAAAGCtctgttgttctgctgtgtggCTGATGACATGAACTATTTATATATGTCAGACAGCTGGGTTCTGCTGCTCCACTTCCAACAGGATGAACCacattcacttcctgtttctgaccTCCCATCACACAGAAGCCTCTACCATGACAACACATGGCAGACTGAGGAAGGGCCTGACGATCAGCTGATCAGtatcaacaacacaacatgttgTAACAGACGACAACCAGTTAATACAGTTTAGATCTGTGCTGCAtctggttcacacacacagacacacacacagcttctatATTTATCTCAGCAGCACCTGGCAGTCAGGAAGTACACATCACCATGGTGAtaactacttcctgttttaaaaCCGCCTGTGATGCTCATGTATCCATCATCACAGTGTCCTGAAGTGACCAcgtcctgctgcagcctgccggggtgtgtgtgtgtgtgtgtgttgttgttggtgtgtgtgtgtgtgtgtgtatgtgtgtgtgttgttggtgtgtgtgtgtgttattgttggtgtgtgtgtgtgtgtggtgtgtgttgttgtgtgtgtgtgtgttgttggtgtgtgtgtgtgtgtgttgttgtggtgtgtgtgtgtggtgtgttgttgtggtgtgtgtgtggtgtgttgttgttggtgtgtgttgttgttgttggtgtgtgtgtgtgttgttgttggtgtgtgtgtgtgttgtgtggtgtgttgtgttggtgtgtgtgtgtgttgttgtggtgtgtgtgtgtgtgtgtgtgtgttgttgtgtgtgtgtgtgttgttgttgtggtgtgtgtgtgtgtgtgtgtgtgttgtgtgtgtgtgtgtgtgtgtgttgttgttggtgtgtgtgtgtgtgtgtgtgtgttggtgtgtgtgtgtgttgttgttggtgtgtgtgtgtgtgtgttgttggtgtgtgtgtgtgtgtgtgtgttgttgttgttggtgtgtgtgtgtgtgtgttgttgttggcgATGAAGCTGAACCATGTTCTCAGTTTCTGATCAGACCGTGGACTGTGAGTGGCTCCAAataacacagtctgtccatcaTTACATCTGATGGTGATTATCGCTGAGATGACATTAAACAGTTAATCGATCACACGCTGCTGATTGATCCGTTTGTTTTGTGCTCCCGGCGGTCTCGGCGGGGCGGAGCAGTTCGTTCTCTAATCTGGTGACGGGcgttaaaacaaaacaaagccgctgaggtgtgtgtgcacccggGCTGAGGCTCCAGAGCTCCGGCCCGGATAATGACCCAAACCCCCCCTAGGAGTCGGTTCCGTTAGTTCTCGCACTGGTTATTCACAGAACCCGGTCGCAGCGCTGTGGTGTTTACCTCCGCAGACAGTCTGCGCCTGTTAGCACGCTAGCTGGCTGCACTAAAGTTACAGGTGTACCGTCTGAAACCGTGACCCCTGAAatcctgtgtccctccacctCAGCCCCACTCCACCCCGCGGACCGGCCGCGTGCAGCCCGCACACGGTGGAACTGGTTCACCGGGTACCAGCCCCGGGTTAACCGCTGCTAACTAGCTTAAGTTAGCTTTAGCTTGGGGTTCGGGCAAGGCGCGGCAGGACTCCCACGGGTCCAGACGCTCGCTACGTCCACGGGGACCTTAGTGCCGCCGTGCTGAAAAgttgtgtgatgctgtgtgcgTGTTGTGTAGCGCTGAAACACCATGAGTGCAGCCTGCAGGGTCAGGCAGGAGTCAGTCATAACACCGGCCTGCCGCTCCCTCATCCGCGCCTCACGCAGCCGCAAAGTTGGAACACAACTTTCCAAGCCGCCAACTCCAGAAAAACTCCGCCTAAGTTCCTCTCACCGGCCCCGAAACACCGGCCGGTCTCTGGTTTGGGGGGCACCGGCTCACTCACCGGCCCGGGTGGTGTCCGTCAGATCGTGGTTAGCGGCGCTCCGGGGAAACTCCTTCAGCTTCCTGCCGCTGAGGTTCAGGCACCCAGTAGCCGAGGCTTCGTCCAGCGCCCGGTCCAAAGAACGGTTCCAGGAGGCCGGGCCCGCCGGTCCTAGACCGTTAGTGTTTCCAGGTAAAGCATTCCCGGTGCCGCTGCCGCCTCCGACCGTGAAGTTGAGTCCGGGGAGGTCCGCAGACCCCAGCAACACCGAGGCCGCCATTACACACTCCGGCTGTTAGCTGTTGGTGCTAACGGCTAACTCCCACCCTAAAGTCCAGAGGTGAGCATGCGCACTGCGGCGCTGAGAGCCGGACAGCACGCCTGGTGTAATACTGCAGGAGCTGAGCCTGAGGGGCCACTGCGAGTTCCTGCTGCCCACACAGGGACCTTCACCACATCCAGGTACTCACAACCAACTGTCACATCCATCCAGGTACTCACAACCAACCGTCACATCCATCCAGGTACTCACAACCAACTGTCACATCCATCCAGGTACTCACAACCAACCGTCACCACATCCAGG
Protein-coding sequences here:
- the LOC114445276 gene encoding leucine-rich repeat and calponin homology domain-containing protein 3-like isoform X3 encodes the protein MAASVLLGSADLPGLNFTVGGGSGTGNALPGNTNGLGPAGPASWNRSLDRALDEASATGCLNLSGRKLKEFPRSAANHDLTDTTRADLSRNRLSDLPLEVCLFVSLESLNLYQNCLRSLPEGLLNLQALTYLNLSRNQLSVLPVVVCSLPLKVLIACNNKLVSLPEELGQLRHLTELDVSCNEIQALPSQVGQLEALRDLNIRRNHLVTLPPELADLPLVRLDFSCNKVTCIPVCYRRLAQLQAIVLDNNPLQTPPAQICIKGKVHIFKYLNMEASKTTPDLPDYDRRPLTSCVDELYPSRPYGALDSGFNSVDSGDKRWLGNEPSDELSELPQRVAEISREPRQRGGGGGAALANGTYVELEQIDFIDSCVGEEEEEEGRSRGRGDSSSLSSQFMAYIERRITREGSPVKSSLSRTEDARKHNRSVVDGITAPSVSQSQRGGGVERMRREAQLAAQRYDEERHKTRPLHRDVATTYSKHKAALSPKSSPDSEQGEDRAALSPTANQSPSYPGPVGVASCRAASVRPESFLYRLGQKEEKRKADTVAAPQSQEEAPSAPPLVGQDAELVEQLRKNIEARLKVSLPSDLAAALTDGVVLCHLANHVRPRSVPSIHVPSPAVPKLTMAKCRRNVENFLEACRRIGVPQSQLCLPLHILEEQGLPQVAGTVSALLDLAPPRHTSTSTSSAAPGPSVTM